Sequence from the Haloarcula sp. H-GB4 genome:
CTGGGTGCGAGTGAACCCAACATACGAGGAGATGGTCAACCGTGACTCCTTCGTGGCTCTGGGCGACCGGGATGACGACGACGAGGGCGACCAGCTCCTGCCGGTGTTCGAACGAATCGAGCTGGACGTTCCTGAGATACGGATTCCGGCCAGTGCGATCCAGACACAGACCCGAGAGACGCCAGAAGTTGTTCGCAAACGAGCCACAGACGCCTTCGAGGCCGCGTTCGAAGACGCCCGGGAGATTGCCCGGGCGAACTACGACCTGTATGCTGAGACGGAGGATGATGACACCGTCCCTACGGCCGCACTTGAGGACGAACAGAGTTTCCGGGGCTATCTTGCCGAGCGGGCTGCCGACGGTTCCATCTCGCTGCCGGACTGGCGAGCGGATCTGAATCTGTCAGTGATGCCCGATCGCGAGAACAGCGATGACAGCATGATCGTGGACCTTGAAATCGCCAATTCGGCGATTCAGTCGCGTGAAGACGCGATCTATACAATTCGTGACCCAACGCTATTCGAGGTTGGAATGGATCTCACGACGACTGGTGGGCTGCAGTTCGTCCCGTTCACCTTCGACCCGCTGCCGGAAGATTTCCGCTACAACCGCGATCTCTGGGGTCACGGACGAAACTGTACCGTGACCGCACCGGACAGGGATGACCAGCATGTTGACGAAAAGGGTCGGCCACCAGGTCGTCGGGCACCGGCTGCAAACCCGACTGCAACGCACTTAGAAACGCAGTTCATCCCCGAGTACCGCCAGCTGGTCTATGAATCTGCGGACCGGGAGGTGAATGCTCGCTTCGAGACGCTTGCTGCCTTGCAGGATGGGGGCCTCGACGTTCTCGACGCTGTCGCCACAGAGATGCGTGAGTACCTCACCGAAGAGTACGACGATGCGCTGGAGCAGTACCGCCAGCGTGACGACTGGGACGATGACCCGGAGGACGGTGACTTGGCTGATTTCAACGACGACCGTGCCGCCTTCGAGCGAGAGATCATCCGGTTCGAGCGTGGTGTCCGGTGTCTCCGCCAGCATCCAGAGACCGTGGGGCGTGCGTTCGAGCTGATGAACGAGTCGATGGACCGGATGCACGAGTTCCCCGGCTGGCGACTGTTCCAACTCGTCTTCATCGTGATGCAGGTCCCGGATATCGCCAGTCGGGAGCATGACGGCTGGGAGGAAGTCGAATGGCGCGATGGCGATACCGAGGATCTGGCCGAAGACGCGGATTCCGCGCTAGATATCGTCGACGTACTCTGGTTCCCCACGGGCGGTGGCAAGACAGAGGCGTTCCTTGGGGTCGCCGTCTGGAGTATGTTCTTCGACCGCATCCGCGGGAAGGACTTCGGCGTTGCAGCCTGGACGCGGTTCCCGTTGCGTCTGCTATCCCTCCAGCAGCTCCAGCGAATGTCCGAGACGGTGATGTTCGCGGATCTCGTCCGGCGAGAACAGGAGGACATCGGCTCGCGTCCCTCGCGACCGTTCTCTGTCGGATATCTAGTCGGGAAAGCGAACACACCAAACGCACTGACTGGCTACGACAACAACAACTACCAGAAGTATCAGGGCCCCAGCGGTGAGGCCCTTCGCGAGGACGCAAAGGTCGTTCCCAGCTGCCCGGCTTGTGGTGCGAAGGTGAAGATGCGGGTGAGTACTGCTGAAGACGACGGTGACAATCACCGGCTTGCACACTACTGTACAGGGAACTCATTCGACTGTCCTTGGCAGAAGCGGCCACAGGATATCAACGAACCGTACGCCGAGGATGAGCTTCCCGTCCACGTCGTCGATAACGAACTCTACCGTTACGCACCGACGATCCTCGCCGGGACTATCGATAAGATCACCGCTATCGGATATCAGCGAAAGGTAGCCCACCTGATAACGGGCAAGATGGACTGCGAGTGTCCGATGCACGGGTTCGCGAGTCTCGGCGAATGTACGGAAAAATATGGCTGTGACATCGACGGGGACGAGTTCAGTAACCTCGCTACCCCGATCGAACCTTACGACCCGGCCCCGGAAATCATGGTCCCCGACGAACTGCACCTACTCGAGGAGAGTATGGGGAGTTTCGATGGCCACTACGAGACGGGAATTGACGCGTTGCAGGACTTCGCTGATGCGGGCCAGACAAAGATTATCGCTCCGACGGCGACAATCACCGGCTTCGAGGATCAGGTGCATAATCTGTTCCTGCGACCCGCCGAACGTTTCCCGTCACCAGGGCCATATCTGCGGGAGAATTTCTACGCTCAGGAACAGGCCGAAACACAACGATACTATATTGGCCTCGTCCCCCACGGCAAAACCCATATCAACTCGATAATCGATCTCCTGTTCTACTACCATCAGGAGATACAGGATCTGTTCCGGTCGGCACTGAACGATCCGACACAGATACTGACAGGTGCAACACTGGAAGGGACGGAGACGGATGCTCCGCTTGAGGCCGACAGTATCGATGAGGTGCTCTCGTTGCTCACGTACTACAGCACGAGCATCACGTATCTGCTCTCGAAGAAAGACGGCGACCGGCTCGACCAGTCGATCGTCTCACAGCTCAATACGTATCTTCGCAAAGACGGCCGCCCACCATTGGCTGCCGAACGGATGACGGGCGGAACCGGGTTCGAGACGATCATGGAGGTCCTAGACACCATCGAGGAGCCATGGGACGAGGAGGCCGACACCAAGATCCTTGATGAACTCGTCGACCGCGGCGTCCTTGATGCGGATATCGGTGACGATGTTCTGGAGCTGCGTGAAACGCTAGAGCAGAGCCTCAGTGGGGAGAACCCACGGGTCGACAGTACACAGTTCGACGGCGAGCGTGCACGGGCCAGCGAGGACGTTCGAGAGGGACTGGCCTGGCTGCTGGCCAGTCGCCTCAACACGATCACGGCCACGAGCATGATCGCCCACGGTGTGGACGTCAGCCGGTTCAACATGATGACGTTCTTCGGAATGCCACGGGGAACGGCCGAATATATCCAAGCCAGCTCGCGTGCGGGTCGATCGAAACCGGGGCTGGTGTTCAATGTCGCTCATCCGATCCGCGAGCGTGACCTGAGTCACTACCACTTCTTCGAGAAGTACCATGCTTTCCTTGACCGACTCGTCGAACCAGTGCCGATCAACCGGTGGGCGAAAAACAGCGTCAAGCAGACGCATCCAGGACTGTTCATGGGACTGCTACTCAACCATTACATGTACCAAGATGATGTCGGGATGCTGTACTTCGGCGATAACGCCGAGGAATTCATCGACTCGGTTAACGAGTCGACCCTGACACAGCAGCTCAGAGAGATGTATGGTGATGTCGACGATCACGAGGAGTTCATGGGCAATGTAGAAGAGCTGACACGCGAGGCGATCTCGCAACTCCGGCTCGACGACTCCCAGTGGACAAGCGAGCGAATCAAACGTTCGCCAATGCGGAGTCTGCGCGACGTTGATGACCAGCTGAGTATCCGCTCGGAGTACTCCTTCCGGGAGATATTCGAGACGCTTGACAACAGGTGATTACACATGAGTATGGAACGTAGCCGTCAGCAGGTCCTGTACCAGTTCCTTCCAGGGAACACCTTCGATTACAGCGACAAGCGCGGCATCTGGCAGGTGAATCGACTCGAGACGACTGATGCGAGCGGACAGGTCGACCGACAATACATTGTCGACCGAGTGTTTGCCCGGGCGAAAAACTGGGATGGTGGCGAACAGGGTTTCAATTCGAGTAACCCCGACCATTACGACTTTGCCGAGCCCGATGAGGTGCGAGCACGTCCCTTCCCGACGACGTTCGCCTGTAGCGTCTGTGACAAGGCACATGGCTACTACTCGGCAGACGACCTGAACGGGAAAAACAAGAGCCTGACCTGTACTCGCTCTGGATGTAACGGCGATCTCGAGCAGTACCAGTTCGTCAGCGTGCACAGCTGTGGTGAGCTGCGACGACTCTATCCACAGAACTGTCCACAGCACGGCGACCAGCACATCGTGCTGGATGACCAGAATAGCCAGCGGGCACAGAACTTCCTGTGGCGGTGCAAGGTCGGTAGCTGTGGCTGGAGTACACGGGTCAGTTACTACCAGAACTGTGGCTGTGAGTACGTTCCGCCGTCCGTCGAGGACCCCGATGAAGACAGTATGTACACCACAGTCCACCGTGCTGGGTCGGCATACTATCCCCACTACCTGACGACGGTGAACCTGCACACAGCAGGGATCGGGCATCTCCGCGGCAGTGAAAGTGGGTCCCAGCGAGCCATTGCAAAACTCCTAGATCTAACTGACCGACCATTGCAGTCTGTCGATCTCGATGAAGCGCTCGACGGTGCCGAGATCGACGACGACCGGAAGATTGAGGTGTACCAGACCAAGGATGGTGTCGACTCGCTCGCAGAAGCCGAGACATGGCTGCGAGAAAACGGCGAGATTGATAGCCAGACGGTCGGTGAGCTCCTTGACGAACTGATCGTCTTGGAGACGGGTGATGATGCCCAGGAAATGACTGACGCCGGCGATGAACTGCTCCAGTATGTGCTCAGTCTGGAAGACCTGACCACACACTCACTCGATGAGTTGCGCGAAGACGCGCTGGCCAGTGGATTCCCACGAAAGGCTGACAAGATCGATACCTACTTTGATGTCCTCGACCGGCTCGGGCTGGATGCTGTGCGGGTAATCGAGGATTTCCCTGTCCAGACATTTGTCTACGGGTACACACGTGGCGGACGTGAGGAGGATGAGGCCCGTCTCAATGCCTTCTCACAGAACGCCAGCAGTGGGGACGGGACGCCGATCTTCGTCGATACTTCGGAGACGGAGGCGACGCAGTTCGACCTCGACCCGGCTGCAGTGTTGCTATGGCTGGCGGTCAACATCCCGGCAACAAGTGATCCCGGAGCAGTGCGGGGGCAGATAACGCTCCCAGAGATTCCGGCTGATCCTGACGATGCAGCCATCGACATGGCCCGCAACGAGATCGACAGTCTCACACGGGCCGAGCAGTGGTCGTTCCTACTGAACCACCTCGACCCAGTCGATGGATACGGTCGATTCGATACCCATGTCGAGGACGATGTCGAGGGACAGGTCACAAAGTACGTCTTCGAGCTGATGCACACGCTCTCGCACATCCTGCTCAAGCAGGCCAGTACCATCAGCGGTTTTGACCGGACAAACCTGAGTGAGTTCCTGTTCCCTCGTGCACTGTCGCTGGTCATATACACGAACAACCGCGAGGAGTTCAACATCGGTGGCATGACAACGATGGTCGAACAGCAGCTCGATAACCTGTTAGGCCAAGCACATGCACACGGGAATGACTGTATGATGGATCCGGTCTGCTCACAGCGTGGTGGCGCCTGTCTGTCCTGTCTGCACGTCAGCGAGATTAGCTGTTCGTATTTCAACCAAGTGCTGGCCCGGGACTATCTCTACGGGAGTCGACCCAACACTGATCGGGATATTCGCGGGTTCTGGGAGCTATAGAAACTTCCGTGATCACACCAGAGCAGTGAGCAATCAACGTCGGCGCATATAGAACCATGTCTGAGAACACAGCTGGCCCGGATCGTGCGCTCGCAATTGCAGATATTGCTGAGCACGATCTATCGATACTTGATGAAGTAGAGGGGCATCTACTAGTTGCTGCAGGTCGATCAGAATCCATTTCACCAGCAGCTGTCGGGCGTGAAACATCACTCTCCCGAAACGCGGCAAGCGATCTGTTTCGACAGCTAAACAGGACGGATGCGATTCATCGTGACTCTCACGCCACACCGGTCGTCGAGAGTGACTACACGGTTAACCCCACTGCCCTTCGAGAGTCACTTGCCGCTGCACGGACTGCAATACAGGTAGTAGCCTCCTACCGTGACAGACAGCCAGCGACAGATGCGAAACCCTTGGTGACGTTCCCAGATGATCCGTCGTTTACTGATATCACGCCTGCAGCATTCGGCATGGACGGTCTCATGTCGACGCTGGCAAGCGAGGTCAAACAGAGTGAACAGCGGATCTGTCTGCTGTCTCCGTTCTTCGAGCGAGGCGGGTTCGATCGCCTCGCCGATGTTCTCCTCAATGCACTTGACCGAGACGTCGAGGTGACAATCGTGACGCGGTATCTCCAAGATACAGATTCACACAACTATGCCGTAATTAGTGATTTCGTTCAGCGGGCTCGTGAGCGGGGTTTAGCCAGTGATCTCACGACCGTTGATTACACAGTCTGGGATGACGATGTGCCAGCAGCTGATCGTCGACAGGACGGTGAGAATCCGAAATTTACCCTTCACGCGAAGGTGATGTCATTTGATACCCGTGCAGTGTATGTCGGGAGTGCTAACATGACCGACTATGGATTTGGACGGTATCTTGAACTCGGTGTGCTTCTCGGGCGGAAAGAAACTAGGCAATTCGTCGATCTCTGTGACTTCTTGCTGGAGTCGGATGCAGCCACTGCTGTCAGATTGTGACAGTACTTGCTGGATTATCCACAGAAACCAACTAGAACGTGAGACACAGTTGCTGGCGCGATCGTGTTCGTTGTTCTTCTCGTTGTACTGGGTGGCATTGTCGGCGCTATTGGCCTTGTGCCACCACTGGATACCGGCGACATCCTCGAATCTGAAGACACACAGAGAGAGCAATCCGACACCTGAACCGAGTGACATCGAAACGGACACGACTAATGCTGGATCGTCCGGATACAGTGGTGACTACGATTGCAACGATTTCTCGTCACAGTCGGCTGCATAGGATGTGTACGCGGAATCTGGTCTGCCGCTTCAATACCTCCCGGACTCCGTGTCAACTTTCAACTAATTTGAACAAAGAAGCGACAACGATTGAAAACGGACTCCAAAAGTCCTGCGTGAGCTATTGGACGACCGCGTCTGGTTCCAGTTGCTCAACCTCGAAGGTCAGCAGATGTGACCGAAGACGGGCATAGGCCCCGTCGCCGTCAGTCGTCACACAGTACCGATTCGGCCTTGCCTCACGAGGGTTGCCGTCGTTCTCTTTCCAGTCTTTCAGCGTGAACTCAAGCGTCTTCAACTCGCCGTCAGCACTCTCGAAGACGGTCGCAGCCGATGGTGTTCCGTGGTTGTTAGCGATATAGGCCACCTTGACAGCGTTGTGGTCAGCGTCAAGTTTCGCCCAGCCATCGAGTTCGTCCGGCGGGTCCTCAGCAAACTGCTCGATCTCACGCTGTGTCAGTTCGGCCTCTGCTGCATCCCGCCACGCTTGTTTGATATCCTCGGCTTGAGACTGCTCGATCTCCTGAAGGACGTCGCTGTCGATACAGTCCTTAGCCCACGCAAGCACTGTCTTGGCTTTCTTGTATCTCTCCTCGGGTCCGCCGTTTAGCTGGCCGAAGTTCATCTCCTTGGGAGACATCAAGAGAACTGATGACCGCCAGTAGCCGGGGTCAGCGTCGCACTCTTCACTGGCATCGGGAGCCCACGATTCCATCGAGGTCCTGACTTCCTCGTGATGGCCGAAACCGGTTCGGACGCCGCCGGCGCGCAGGACTCGTTCCGCGAGGTCGATAGTTCGCTCGCGCTCGTCAGCAGGCGCTTCGTCTGGACGGTCAACGTCGGCATAGAATGGCAAGCCGACGTTGTCGATGATCGTCTCTTTGTAGTTTGGACTGAGCGGCGGTTCCTCGACGAAGATCGGGTCGAACGGTGGTTCGGCTGTAGGCAACACACTGGAAAGCCTCCAGCCAGTGAGGCGGCACAAAATCGCTCTGAGGCGGCGTTAGGTCTGGAGGTACTGGTCGGCAGTGTCGCCGTGCTTCGCTTCTAGATCGTCCCAGTCAGCCATTGAATCGTACTCTGGACGAATCTCACCGTCCGAGAGCATATCGTCGGCAAAGGCTTGGACTTGTTCGTCGATGGACGCGGTCTGCAGGTTTCGCTCTTGGGCGATGAATCGGATGCCACAGAATGTACGTCCGTCTGCTGCGAGTTGCCAGAGCAGGAGCTTCCGGTTCTGTTGGGTTGCAAGTTCGACCAGTAATGCATCGTCGTTACCGTCTTCTGTTGAGTTGGGCACGTCTTAGAACCTCCAGCTGAAGGGGGTGACAAAAATTGTAACGTGGGTTAACCAATAAACAAGATAGATACAACTGATTGTTGCTTAGTAATCTTACAAACATAGCCAACGGCATTGTGTCACTCGGTTTTGCGGAGTTGGCCATTGACTTCGTAGAGCCAACCCCGGTCAAGAAGACGATCTACCGCGTGTACTGCATCAGCTTGCTCTTCTATATGCTCATCCTCAGCCAGGAGGAACTCATGTGCTTCAGTTTTAGAGAGTTCATCAGAGCCTGAAGCGTACGCTCTCTCAAGTGTCTGGTAGGCACTTTGGATCCAGTCTGGGAGAGGGGGTTGGCCTGTGTCCTTCATAGCCCCAGCTATACATTACAATTGAGAGATAGCAACTTTACTTATCGGGAGAGCTGGATTTCGTAGTTCGGCCGTCTGTTACGACTAGTCGAGTTCTCCGTATCCGTCTCCCCGCATGAGCTCTGCAACGCCTTTTACGTTGTCAAACGCCGCAAGAAGCGCATACTCACGGGCGTCCGTCTTTGAGATATCGTCTGCTCCGAGCTCCGAAGCAAGCTGGCTCCGAAACTCCGCTTCTCGCGAGACGACTTTATCGCGAGCGAAGAGTTCGAGACGATTGTCTCTTTCGTCCCCAACGTTACTCCGACGCACGAAGTACGGATACTGGTGGTCACTCGTTTGGCTTGATCCGGCTTCGTTGGCCGTCGAGGTGCTCGTCGGACTCTCTTCGCTGGTACTCTTCGCTTCCTTCGCTTCTGAGGAACCCCCGCTGCCATCTACTTCCTCAGAATTGTCCTCCTTGGGCTCCTGAACATCCGCCCCCTCGTTGGCGATGTCATCGATTTCCTCACCGGTTTCCTCCGGCTCGTCGTCTGCTTCTTCCTCATCACTATCTCCGAAGCTGAGGTTACCT
This genomic interval carries:
- a CDS encoding helicase-related protein, with amino-acid sequence MSQQKPGSRHNTDGPPSDDERIARHLRKRVLERVRGDIDERIHRDFPSDRFFAGALAPGSEDQLDDPDDDLQSKMEPSGLGATVRVNSGAEDDELVLGVTASVWVRVNPTYEEMVNRDSFVALGDRDDDDEGDQLLPVFERIELDVPEIRIPASAIQTQTRETPEVVRKRATDAFEAAFEDAREIARANYDLYAETEDDDTVPTAALEDEQSFRGYLAERAADGSISLPDWRADLNLSVMPDRENSDDSMIVDLEIANSAIQSREDAIYTIRDPTLFEVGMDLTTTGGLQFVPFTFDPLPEDFRYNRDLWGHGRNCTVTAPDRDDQHVDEKGRPPGRRAPAANPTATHLETQFIPEYRQLVYESADREVNARFETLAALQDGGLDVLDAVATEMREYLTEEYDDALEQYRQRDDWDDDPEDGDLADFNDDRAAFEREIIRFERGVRCLRQHPETVGRAFELMNESMDRMHEFPGWRLFQLVFIVMQVPDIASREHDGWEEVEWRDGDTEDLAEDADSALDIVDVLWFPTGGGKTEAFLGVAVWSMFFDRIRGKDFGVAAWTRFPLRLLSLQQLQRMSETVMFADLVRREQEDIGSRPSRPFSVGYLVGKANTPNALTGYDNNNYQKYQGPSGEALREDAKVVPSCPACGAKVKMRVSTAEDDGDNHRLAHYCTGNSFDCPWQKRPQDINEPYAEDELPVHVVDNELYRYAPTILAGTIDKITAIGYQRKVAHLITGKMDCECPMHGFASLGECTEKYGCDIDGDEFSNLATPIEPYDPAPEIMVPDELHLLEESMGSFDGHYETGIDALQDFADAGQTKIIAPTATITGFEDQVHNLFLRPAERFPSPGPYLRENFYAQEQAETQRYYIGLVPHGKTHINSIIDLLFYYHQEIQDLFRSALNDPTQILTGATLEGTETDAPLEADSIDEVLSLLTYYSTSITYLLSKKDGDRLDQSIVSQLNTYLRKDGRPPLAAERMTGGTGFETIMEVLDTIEEPWDEEADTKILDELVDRGVLDADIGDDVLELRETLEQSLSGENPRVDSTQFDGERARASEDVREGLAWLLASRLNTITATSMIAHGVDVSRFNMMTFFGMPRGTAEYIQASSRAGRSKPGLVFNVAHPIRERDLSHYHFFEKYHAFLDRLVEPVPINRWAKNSVKQTHPGLFMGLLLNHYMYQDDVGMLYFGDNAEEFIDSVNESTLTQQLREMYGDVDDHEEFMGNVEELTREAISQLRLDDSQWTSERIKRSPMRSLRDVDDQLSIRSEYSFREIFETLDNR
- a CDS encoding phospholipase D-like domain-containing protein, with translation MSENTAGPDRALAIADIAEHDLSILDEVEGHLLVAAGRSESISPAAVGRETSLSRNAASDLFRQLNRTDAIHRDSHATPVVESDYTVNPTALRESLAAARTAIQVVASYRDRQPATDAKPLVTFPDDPSFTDITPAAFGMDGLMSTLASEVKQSEQRICLLSPFFERGGFDRLADVLLNALDRDVEVTIVTRYLQDTDSHNYAVISDFVQRARERGLASDLTTVDYTVWDDDVPAADRRQDGENPKFTLHAKVMSFDTRAVYVGSANMTDYGFGRYLELGVLLGRKETRQFVDLCDFLLESDAATAVRL